In one Pseudomonas sp. MM211 genomic region, the following are encoded:
- a CDS encoding MetQ/NlpA family ABC transporter substrate-binding protein encodes MSTLLKTLALGTLLGVSGLAAAAQPLKLGTTAAFAPPLEVAVAEAKKQGLEVELIEFSDWIAPNVSLAAGDIDVNYFQHVPFLENANKDGGYDLVPYAPGVINNVGLYSKKYTDIASLPEGARVAIANDPINGGRGLQLLQKAGLITLKPGVGYRATLDDVTSNPKDIRIIELEAVQLVRALDEVDLAQGYPHYIRLAGTHDPESALLFDGVDNPEYIIQFVIQPASKDDERLRKFVDIYQHSPAVRAALDKAHGKLYQPGWKS; translated from the coding sequence ATGTCTACCTTATTGAAAACCCTCGCGCTGGGTACCCTGTTGGGCGTTTCCGGCCTGGCCGCCGCGGCGCAACCGCTCAAGCTGGGCACCACCGCGGCTTTCGCCCCACCACTGGAAGTGGCGGTTGCCGAAGCCAAGAAGCAGGGCCTGGAGGTGGAGCTGATCGAGTTCAGCGACTGGATCGCGCCCAACGTCAGCCTGGCCGCAGGCGACATCGACGTGAACTACTTCCAGCACGTGCCGTTCCTCGAGAACGCCAACAAGGATGGCGGGTACGACCTGGTGCCTTACGCGCCGGGGGTGATCAACAACGTGGGTCTGTACTCGAAGAAATACACCGACATCGCCAGCTTGCCCGAAGGCGCCAGGGTGGCCATCGCCAATGACCCGATCAATGGCGGGCGCGGCCTGCAACTGCTGCAGAAGGCCGGTCTGATCACCCTCAAGCCGGGCGTCGGTTACCGTGCCACCCTCGACGACGTGACCAGCAACCCGAAGGACATTCGCATCATCGAGCTGGAAGCCGTGCAACTCGTTCGTGCGCTCGATGAGGTCGATCTGGCCCAGGGCTACCCGCACTACATCCGCCTGGCCGGCACTCACGATCCCGAGTCGGCGCTGCTGTTCGATGGTGTCGATAACCCCGAGTACATCATCCAGTTCGTGATCCAGCCAGCCAGCAAGGACGATGAGCGTCTGCGCAAATTCGTCGATATCTACCAGCACTCGCCAGCGGTGCGTGCTGCTCTCGACAAGGCCCACGGCAAGCTCTATCAGCCAGGCTGGAAAAGCTGA
- a CDS encoding methionine ABC transporter permease, whose amino-acid sequence MSLLLDRLWQAFLDTLLMVGVSSLLALLAGIPLAVVLVTSSKGGIYEAPRLNQLLGSFVNVFRSIPFLILMVALIPFTRWVVGTSYGVWAAVVPLTIAATPFFARIAEVSLREVDHGLIEAAQAMGCRRWHIVWHVLLPEALPGIVGGFTITLVTMINSSAMAGAIGAGGLGDLAYRYGYQRFDSQVMLTVIVALVVLVSLIQLAGDRLARGLNKRA is encoded by the coding sequence ATGTCGCTGCTGCTTGATCGGCTCTGGCAGGCGTTTCTCGACACCCTGCTGATGGTCGGCGTGTCGTCACTGCTGGCTTTGCTCGCAGGCATTCCGCTGGCGGTAGTTCTGGTCACCAGCAGCAAGGGCGGAATCTACGAGGCGCCACGGCTGAATCAACTGCTGGGCAGCTTCGTCAATGTGTTCCGCTCGATTCCCTTCCTGATCCTGATGGTCGCGCTGATCCCGTTCACCCGCTGGGTGGTCGGCACCAGTTACGGTGTGTGGGCCGCCGTGGTGCCGCTGACCATCGCGGCCACGCCGTTCTTCGCGCGCATCGCCGAAGTCAGCCTGCGTGAGGTCGACCATGGCCTGATCGAAGCGGCCCAGGCCATGGGCTGTCGCCGTTGGCATATCGTCTGGCATGTACTGTTGCCCGAGGCGCTGCCGGGCATTGTCGGCGGCTTCACCATCACCCTGGTGACCATGATCAACTCCTCGGCCATGGCGGGCGCCATCGGTGCCGGTGGCCTCGGCGACCTGGCTTACCGCTACGGTTATCAGCGCTTCGACAGCCAGGTGATGCTGACCGTGATCGTTGCCCTGGTGGTGTTGGTCAGCTTGATCCAGTTGGCGGGTGACCGGCTGGCGCGGGGGCTGAACAAGCGGGCGTAA
- a CDS encoding LLM class flavin-dependent oxidoreductase yields the protein MARQILLNAFNMNSVGHIHHGLWTHPRDNSTAFNTLAYWTDLAKLLERGLFDGLFIADILGVYDVYGQGVDLTLQEAIQLPVNDPLLLVSAMAGVTRHLGFGVTANLTYEAPYLFARRLSTLDHLSGGRVGWNIVTGYLESAAKAMGLGQQVEHDRRYDQADEYLEVLYKLLEGSWQDDALVANRARRVYAQPGKVHKVVHQGEFYQVEGYHLSQPSPQRTPVLFQAGSSARGLRFAGQHAECVFIGGHNKTAVREQVDKVRASALSAGRPAEAIKVFMGISVIVAATEAEARDKHAEYLRYASPEAGLAHFSSSTGIDFAEYGLDEPIRYQKTNAIESVVKAFTAPDSGWTKRRLLEQHALGGRYPVVIGSPSQVADQLQAWFEETGLDGFNLTRIVSPESYADFIELVVPELQNRGLYKTAYAAGSLRHKLFGQGPRLPDNHSGAAWRRADATSPIANHSH from the coding sequence ATGGCCCGGCAGATTCTCCTTAACGCCTTCAACATGAACAGCGTAGGGCATATCCATCACGGCTTGTGGACGCACCCGCGGGACAATTCCACGGCCTTCAATACGCTGGCGTACTGGACGGATCTGGCCAAGCTGCTCGAACGCGGGCTGTTCGATGGTCTGTTTATCGCCGACATTCTCGGCGTCTACGACGTTTACGGGCAGGGCGTCGATCTGACCTTGCAAGAGGCCATCCAGCTGCCGGTCAACGATCCGCTGCTGCTGGTCTCGGCCATGGCCGGGGTAACCCGGCACCTGGGCTTCGGCGTGACCGCCAACCTGACCTACGAAGCGCCGTACCTGTTCGCCCGGCGCCTCTCTACCCTCGATCACCTGAGCGGCGGCAGGGTGGGCTGGAACATCGTTACCGGCTACCTGGAAAGTGCTGCCAAGGCCATGGGCCTGGGCCAGCAGGTCGAGCATGACCGCCGCTATGACCAGGCCGACGAGTACCTCGAGGTGCTCTACAAACTGCTCGAGGGCAGTTGGCAGGACGATGCGCTGGTCGCCAACCGCGCCCGGCGTGTCTATGCCCAGCCCGGCAAGGTGCACAAGGTGGTGCACCAGGGCGAGTTCTATCAGGTCGAGGGTTACCACCTCAGCCAGCCGTCGCCCCAACGCACTCCGGTGCTGTTCCAGGCCGGTTCATCGGCGCGTGGGCTGCGCTTCGCCGGCCAGCACGCCGAGTGCGTGTTCATCGGTGGGCACAACAAGACCGCGGTGCGTGAGCAGGTCGACAAGGTGCGCGCCAGTGCGTTGAGCGCCGGGCGCCCGGCCGAGGCGATCAAGGTGTTCATGGGCATCAGCGTGATCGTCGCCGCCACCGAGGCCGAAGCCCGTGACAAGCACGCCGAGTACCTGCGCTACGCCAGCCCGGAAGCAGGGCTGGCGCATTTCTCCAGCTCCACCGGGATCGACTTCGCCGAGTACGGCCTGGACGAACCGATTCGCTACCAGAAGACCAACGCCATCGAATCGGTGGTCAAGGCCTTCACCGCACCGGACAGCGGCTGGACCAAACGCCGACTGCTGGAACAGCACGCCCTCGGCGGCCGCTACCCGGTAGTGATCGGCTCGCCTTCTCAGGTAGCCGATCAACTGCAGGCCTGGTTCGAGGAAACCGGCCTGGACGGCTTCAACCTGACCCGCATCGTTTCACCGGAAAGCTACGCCGACTTCATCGAACTGGTGGTCCCCGAGCTGCAGAACCGCGGCCTGTACAAGACCGCCTACGCCGCCGGCAGCCTGCGCCACAAACTGTTCGGCCAGGGCCCACGCCTGCCGGACAACCACAGCGGCGCTGCCTGGCGCCGGGCTGACGCTACATCGCCGATTGCCAACCACTCCCACTGA